One segment of Herbaspirillum hiltneri N3 DNA contains the following:
- the gltA gene encoding citrate synthase — MPTSDIKATLSFSDGTPSLDFPVYKGTIGPDVIDIRKLYGATGKFTYDPGFMSTAACNSSITYIDGDKGELLYRGYPIEQLAVNCDFLETCYLLLHGELPNAAQKEEFVGTVTQHTMVHEQMNFFFRGFRRDAHPMAVLTGSVGALSAFYHDSLDISNPVHRDVSAIRMIAKLPTLVAMAYKYNIGQPFVYPRNDLSYSANFMRMMFANPCEEYKVNEVLVRALDRILILHADHEQNASTSTVRLAGSSGANPFACIAAGIACLWGPAHGGANEAALTMLESIGSVENIPEFIKQVKDKNSGVKLMGFGHRVYKNYDPRAKLMRETCYEVLNELGLHDDPLFKLAMELEKIALEDDYFVSRKLYPNVDFYSGIVQRALGIPTSMFTCIFAMARTVGWIAQWNEMISDPEQKIGRPRQLFVGSAKRDVSPIDKRG; from the coding sequence CCCTGGATTTCCCCGTCTACAAGGGCACTATCGGTCCGGATGTCATCGACATCCGCAAACTGTACGGCGCCACTGGCAAGTTCACTTACGACCCTGGTTTCATGTCGACTGCGGCATGTAATTCGTCAATCACCTATATCGATGGCGACAAGGGCGAGCTGCTGTACCGCGGTTATCCGATCGAACAACTGGCGGTCAACTGCGACTTCCTGGAAACCTGCTACCTGCTGCTGCACGGCGAGCTGCCGAACGCAGCGCAAAAAGAAGAATTCGTCGGCACAGTGACCCAGCACACCATGGTTCACGAGCAGATGAATTTCTTCTTCCGCGGCTTCCGTCGCGATGCTCACCCGATGGCCGTGCTGACCGGTTCGGTCGGCGCCTTGTCGGCGTTCTACCATGACTCGCTGGACATCAGCAATCCGGTGCACCGCGACGTTTCCGCAATCCGCATGATCGCCAAGCTGCCGACACTGGTCGCCATGGCATACAAGTACAACATCGGCCAGCCGTTCGTGTATCCGCGCAACGACTTGTCGTACAGCGCTAATTTCATGCGCATGATGTTCGCGAATCCATGCGAAGAGTACAAGGTCAACGAAGTTCTGGTGCGCGCGCTGGATCGCATCCTGATCCTGCATGCCGACCACGAGCAAAATGCATCGACATCGACCGTCCGCCTGGCCGGTTCGTCGGGTGCGAATCCGTTCGCATGTATCGCTGCCGGTATCGCCTGCCTGTGGGGCCCTGCTCACGGCGGCGCCAACGAAGCTGCATTGACCATGCTGGAAAGCATCGGCTCGGTCGAGAACATTCCTGAGTTCATCAAGCAAGTGAAGGACAAGAACTCCGGCGTCAAGCTGATGGGCTTTGGTCACCGTGTCTACAAGAACTACGATCCACGCGCCAAGCTGATGCGTGAAACCTGCTACGAAGTCCTGAATGAACTGGGCCTGCACGACGACCCATTGTTCAAGCTGGCCATGGAGCTGGAAAAGATCGCGCTGGAAGACGACTACTTCGTGTCGCGCAAGCTGTACCCGAACGTCGACTTCTACTCCGGTATCGTTCAGCGCGCGCTGGGCATCCCGACATCGATGTTCACCTGCATCTTTGCAATGGCGCGTACGGTGGGCTGGATCGCTCAATGGAACGAAATGATCTCCGATCCGGAGCAAAAGATCGGTCGTCCACGCCAGCTGTTCGTCGGTTCCGCGAAACGCGACGTTTCGCCTATTGACAAGCGCGGCTGA